From Brassica oleracea var. oleracea cultivar TO1000 chromosome C3, BOL, whole genome shotgun sequence, a single genomic window includes:
- the LOC106332215 gene encoding transcription factor bHLH51 codes for MENSYDSAAAAKWFDSTSPYNMVSWSLQPGSSDSDLSRFNLGSSDELVGGKDRAESVSRSHSLAEKRRRDRINSHLSALRKLVPDSDKLDKAALLARVIEQVKELKQEAKESPIFQDLPTEADEVTVLPETISNEFNQDTTIFKASFCCPDQTEAISEIVSVLTKFKLETIQAEFICVGGRIRINFIVKETATTTSAKALKQSLCAALNRITSLTSSSTSSVCRIRSKRQRWFLSSNYSQ; via the exons ATGGAGAACTCGTACGACTCAGCAGCAGCAGCCAAGTGGTTTGATTCAACAAGTCCATATAATATGGTCTCATGGTCATTACAACCTGGTTCCTCAGATTCTGATCTTAGCCGCTTTAACCTTGGTTCCTCTGATGAATTAGTCGGTGGGAAAGACAGGGCTGAGTCGGTTTCAAGAAGCCACAGTCTAGCGGAGAAGAGACGCCGTGACCGTATTAATTCTCACCTCTCCGCGCTCCGGAAACTCGTCCCTGATTCCGACAAG TTAGACAAAGCAGCACTCTTAGCAAGAGTGATTGAACAAGTGAAGGAACTCAAACAAGAAGCAAAAGAGTCTCCAATCTTCCAAGATCTTCCCACAGAAGCAGACGAAGTAACCGTCCTGCCTGAAACCATCTCCAATGAATTTAACCAAGACACAACCATCTTCAAAGCTTCTTTCTGCTGTCCAGATCAAACCGAAGCAATCTCAGAGATCGTTAGCGTTCTCACAAAGTTTAAACTCGAGACAATACAAGCTGAGTTCATCTGTGTTGGAGGAAGAATAAGAATCAACTTCATCGTAAAAGAGACAGCAACTACTACATCAGCGAAAGCTCTAAAGCAATCTCTATGCGCAGCGTTGAACCGAATCACATCTTTGACTTCCTCTTCTACTTCATCGGTTTGTAGGATCAGAAGCAAAAGGCAGAGATGGTTCCTCTCTTCTAACTACTCACAATGA